Proteins found in one Lysinibacillus fusiformis genomic segment:
- a CDS encoding oxalate decarboxylase family bicupin encodes MRGDGAGGVDKGPRDIMRDLENPDMLVPPTTDAGLIPNLRFSFSDTHMTLNQGGWSREITVRELPIATTLAGVNMSLTPGGVRELHWHQQAEWSYMLLGHARITAVDQNGCNFIADVGPGDLWYFPPGIPHSIQGLEDGCEFLLVFDDGHFSDLNTLSISDWFAHTPKEVLSANFGVPISAFDHIPSEQVYIYQDRVPGPIDSQKVQSPYGQVPQTFKHRLLAQPPLKTPGGSVRIVDSTNFPISKNIAAALVEIEPGAMRELHWHPNNDEWQYYLQGKGRMTVFTGDGTARTFDYRAGDVGYVPFATGHYIENTGTEPLWFLEMFKSDRFQDVSLNQWMALTPTELVQSNLQVGPELLEALRKEKWPVVKYPGFSYYPK; translated from the coding sequence ATGCGAGGTGATGGGGCTGGAGGGGTGGATAAGGGGCCGCGGGATATTATGAGGGATTTAGAAAATCCTGATATGCTGGTGCCACCAACGACCGATGCAGGTTTGATTCCAAATCTGCGATTCTCGTTTTCAGACACGCATATGACCTTAAATCAAGGTGGGTGGTCACGGGAAATTACGGTTCGTGAATTGCCGATTGCTACGACGTTGGCGGGTGTGAATATGAGTTTGACACCGGGGGGCGTGCGTGAACTGCACTGGCATCAGCAGGCGGAGTGGTCTTATATGCTGCTTGGTCATGCTCGTATTACAGCAGTCGATCAGAATGGTTGTAACTTTATAGCGGATGTGGGGCCAGGCGATTTATGGTATTTTCCACCCGGCATCCCACATTCCATTCAAGGGCTAGAGGATGGCTGTGAATTTTTATTAGTATTTGATGATGGGCATTTCTCTGATCTGAATACACTGTCAATCTCGGATTGGTTTGCTCATACGCCGAAAGAGGTGTTATCAGCAAATTTTGGGGTTCCCATCAGCGCTTTTGATCACATTCCGAGTGAACAAGTGTATATTTATCAGGATCGGGTCCCGGGACCAATCGATTCGCAGAAAGTGCAGTCTCCTTACGGGCAGGTTCCTCAAACCTTTAAACATCGCCTGTTGGCACAGCCGCCATTAAAAACACCAGGAGGCAGTGTGCGCATTGTCGATTCGACTAATTTCCCTATTTCTAAAAATATCGCGGCTGCACTGGTGGAAATTGAGCCTGGTGCGATGCGGGAGTTGCATTGGCATCCGAACAACGATGAGTGGCAATATTATCTGCAAGGAAAAGGACGTATGACAGTATTTACAGGGGATGGAACAGCTCGAACATTTGATTATCGGGCGGGCGATGTTGGCTATGTGCCGTTTGCCACGGGACACTATATTGAAAATACGGGCACAGAGCCATTATGGTTTTTAGAAATGTTTAAAAGTGATCGGTTCCAGGATGTGTCCTTAAATCAATGGATGGCCTTAACTCCGACAGAATTGGTGCAAAGTAATTTGCAGGTCGGTCCGGAGCTACTAGAGGCTCTCAGAAAAGAAAAATGGCCGGTAGTGAAATATCCTGGCTTTTCCTATTATCCAAAATAA
- a CDS encoding MFS transporter translates to MNNQRWLSQNFFTFFITWGIFLPYWTGWLVDAKHLTVSQASVVMGCGLLARATSNLFFFPALAKYVHNKRLITILAIGSLLTAFLYIPSTGFTALLIVTILFSIFYPALLPAVESSAATLVQHGNIHYGKSRSYGSFGFVIAVLIISMLTGVFGKNIIFWSMIIGLIGMLLMQQLATPKELLVVPTKEQRAKSLSMKTLWHIKGFPIVLFIVILLQGAHASYYSYGYIYLEDLQVDPFYMGMIINIAVICEILYFMKADTLLTKWRSSSLLLLAASGSSLRWLLIFMFPNVWVFIASQTLHALSFALAHFAFIRYLTKALPKEQIPNAQGLYSALAMGLSTAILTFLGGYLYEISLGLSFAAMLICTVPAIAILLMTRKKYQY, encoded by the coding sequence ATGAACAATCAACGATGGCTTTCTCAGAATTTCTTTACATTTTTCATCACTTGGGGCATTTTCTTACCCTACTGGACAGGTTGGCTGGTGGATGCGAAACATCTAACCGTTTCGCAGGCAAGTGTGGTGATGGGCTGTGGGCTCCTAGCTCGTGCCACATCCAATCTTTTCTTCTTTCCAGCACTTGCAAAATATGTACACAATAAACGACTCATTACGATTTTAGCAATAGGCTCGCTACTAACAGCCTTCCTCTATATTCCAAGCACTGGCTTTACAGCATTATTAATCGTGACTATTTTATTTAGTATTTTTTATCCAGCACTATTACCTGCTGTGGAAAGTAGTGCAGCAACACTTGTTCAGCATGGCAATATTCATTATGGCAAAAGCCGCTCCTATGGTTCATTTGGCTTTGTCATTGCCGTTTTAATTATTAGTATGCTGACAGGCGTTTTTGGTAAGAACATCATCTTTTGGAGCATGATTATTGGGTTGATTGGCATGTTGCTTATGCAGCAATTAGCGACACCAAAGGAATTACTCGTGGTGCCGACCAAAGAACAACGGGCAAAATCTTTGTCGATGAAGACATTATGGCATATCAAAGGCTTCCCGATTGTTTTATTCATCGTTATCTTGCTACAGGGTGCACATGCTTCCTATTATAGCTATGGTTATATTTATTTAGAAGATTTACAGGTTGATCCATTCTATATGGGGATGATTATTAATATCGCAGTTATTTGCGAAATTTTATACTTTATGAAGGCTGATACGTTATTGACGAAATGGCGCTCATCTTCCTTATTACTCTTAGCAGCGAGCGGCTCTTCCCTACGCTGGTTACTCATCTTTATGTTCCCGAATGTCTGGGTATTTATCGCTTCCCAAACCTTGCATGCATTATCCTTTGCATTAGCGCATTTTGCCTTTATTCGCTACTTAACAAAAGCGCTACCAAAGGAACAAATCCCTAATGCACAGGGTTTATACTCTGCATTAGCTATGGGCTTAAGTACTGCCATCCTTACGTTTCTAGGTGGTTATTTGTACGAAATATCGCTAGGTCTATCCTTCGCAGCCATGCTTATTTGCACAGTACCAGCCATCGCTATTTTGCTCATGACACGCAAAAAATATCAATATTAA
- a CDS encoding methyl-accepting chemotaxis protein: MFFSKKVAGDYNYFSAINFSDIESNERFKEKLDFLAFSKNRRELVRYLRTIYENNRQDILDNLSDRLNDVQDFAKIAEKYPDLGGDKQLIDDYFESLFEDELNLQYVFKRRKLSSILLSVGILPNQIIAIYMLINQLIIPLIVKELARNPKNMLDVLLAFESLLNIDQQIIFETYIENQANSVVTGLGEIIKYNTQLVSIKELIEFQEVQQKEIVAANQSMQDLENSIEEIAVSVSDISAQTKTALFELNEDLASLKHITSILQVTDESQKSMQVNIGLLVNHVNSVAKLMELIKAIADQTNLLALNATIEAARAGEAGKGFTVVAEEIRKLADDTKSSVLSIHTDINELLLITADIQSVTQQFAKDLHKGVVDTAMITETLTNLNDNIQQQGIRFGEIAETARSQAASANYIAECNQTITESMDKSKGIVFHMGSSIYRLSNMIDDYRTKTISNNYIISQEDVIELAITDHLLWSWKIYNLLLGFEKMSEEEIASYQNCRLGKWYYGLGKTLLGDKAIFKELEEPHMLIHELAKKAVQAFNQGYKDQTEAYLREITLVSHKVVDKLQQLKALLVSEKQRYER, translated from the coding sequence ATGTTTTTTTCTAAGAAAGTAGCTGGAGATTATAATTATTTTTCTGCAATAAATTTTTCAGATATAGAATCCAATGAGCGATTCAAAGAAAAACTAGATTTTTTAGCATTTTCGAAAAATCGGAGGGAGCTAGTTCGTTATTTACGTACAATTTACGAGAATAATCGACAAGACATTTTAGACAATTTATCTGACCGTTTAAATGACGTACAAGATTTTGCCAAAATAGCAGAGAAGTATCCTGATCTAGGTGGAGACAAGCAATTAATTGATGATTATTTTGAGAGCTTGTTTGAGGATGAATTGAACCTTCAATATGTTTTTAAAAGAAGGAAATTATCATCCATACTTTTAAGTGTTGGCATATTACCAAATCAAATCATTGCGATTTATATGTTAATTAATCAATTGATTATTCCACTCATCGTAAAAGAATTAGCTCGAAATCCTAAAAACATGCTGGATGTTTTACTCGCATTTGAAAGTCTATTAAATATTGATCAGCAAATTATCTTTGAAACGTATATAGAAAACCAGGCAAATTCTGTTGTGACAGGATTAGGAGAAATTATTAAATATAATACACAACTCGTCTCAATCAAAGAATTAATCGAGTTCCAAGAGGTGCAGCAAAAGGAGATTGTTGCCGCAAATCAATCGATGCAGGATTTAGAAAATAGCATTGAAGAAATTGCTGTTTCTGTAAGCGATATTTCAGCTCAAACTAAAACAGCATTGTTTGAATTAAATGAAGACCTAGCGTCTTTAAAGCATATTACTTCCATTTTGCAAGTAACGGATGAAAGCCAAAAATCAATGCAGGTAAATATCGGTCTTTTAGTAAACCATGTCAATAGTGTGGCAAAATTAATGGAATTGATTAAAGCCATTGCTGATCAGACGAATCTTCTGGCACTCAATGCCACAATTGAGGCAGCAAGAGCGGGAGAGGCAGGAAAGGGCTTTACAGTAGTAGCGGAAGAAATACGTAAATTGGCTGATGATACAAAATCGTCCGTACTTTCGATTCATACGGACATCAATGAATTACTGCTCATAACGGCAGACATACAATCCGTTACACAGCAGTTTGCCAAAGATTTGCATAAAGGCGTAGTCGATACAGCGATGATTACAGAAACACTTACAAATTTAAACGATAATATTCAGCAGCAAGGTATCCGTTTTGGAGAGATTGCAGAGACAGCTAGAAGTCAAGCTGCATCGGCTAACTACATTGCAGAGTGCAATCAAACTATTACTGAAAGCATGGACAAAAGTAAGGGAATTGTTTTTCATATGGGCTCCTCTATTTACCGACTGAGCAATATGATTGATGATTACCGTACCAAAACGATTTCCAATAATTACATCATTAGTCAGGAAGATGTTATCGAATTAGCGATTACTGATCATTTGCTATGGAGTTGGAAAATTTATAATTTACTATTAGGCTTTGAAAAAATGTCTGAAGAAGAAATAGCCTCCTATCAAAACTGTCGTCTCGGTAAATGGTATTACGGATTAGGAAAAACATTGCTTGGAGATAAAGCTATTTTCAAAGAGCTTGAAGAACCTCATATGCTCATCCATGAGCTGGCAAAAAAAGCTGTACAAGCATTCAATCAAGGTTACAAAGATCAAACGGAAGCTTATCTTCGCGAAATTACCTTGGTTTCTCATAAAGTAGTGGATAAGTTACAGCAATTAAAAGCTCTTTTAGTGAGTGAAAAGCAGCGATATGAACGTTAA
- a CDS encoding PLP-dependent aminotransferase family protein, whose translation MSWQPNRQIDTTLQQQIVQWITAQVERGDWVAGTKLPTQRQLAIQFDVNRSTVQQALEELKAMGILEAKVGSGVYVTHHSWHALIQQTQPNWQTYIETSIHKPNYHTIQLINEYEQRDDVIRLGTGELAPSLLPTEEIEASLRELSFHPKALGYSSPQGNDQLRAAICEYVQKRGITAEPQNVCIVSGALQALQLIAVGLLEQGSIVFQEPTSYLNSVHPFQSVGMQMISIQRDDQLASTLSQRKRKKQAVFYAIPTLHNPTGHVWTTREKEQLYEACQASRIPIIEDDVYHELLFEETSPPIKAMDSSGQVLYIGSVSKTLSPGLRIGWLIGPTTVIERLADIKMQTDYGSSAISQEIVLHWLQSGKYEKHLAGLRQQLQERADFTEQLLQEKFKDMANWNKPKGGFYIWLKFHEPLVDKDLFMKLLHQQVLINPGYIYDPHNHHHIRLSYAYATFEELQEGLRILHECVVAAMVRKSK comes from the coding sequence ATGAGCTGGCAACCGAATAGACAAATTGACACTACATTACAGCAGCAGATTGTACAGTGGATAACAGCCCAAGTGGAACGAGGAGACTGGGTAGCAGGGACAAAACTGCCCACCCAAAGACAGCTGGCCATCCAGTTCGATGTGAACCGTAGCACTGTTCAACAGGCTTTGGAGGAATTAAAAGCAATGGGCATCCTTGAAGCAAAAGTAGGCTCTGGGGTTTACGTTACACACCATTCTTGGCATGCATTAATCCAACAAACACAGCCGAATTGGCAAACTTATATTGAGACAAGCATCCATAAACCAAATTATCACACCATCCAATTAATTAATGAATACGAACAGCGTGATGATGTAATTCGTTTAGGAACGGGAGAGCTAGCACCTAGCTTGTTGCCCACCGAGGAAATAGAAGCATCACTTCGAGAGCTATCCTTTCATCCCAAAGCATTAGGCTACTCTTCACCACAGGGAAATGACCAGCTTCGTGCAGCAATTTGTGAATATGTCCAAAAAAGGGGTATTACTGCCGAGCCTCAAAACGTCTGTATTGTTTCAGGTGCTCTTCAGGCACTACAGTTGATTGCTGTTGGCTTATTAGAGCAAGGGTCCATTGTGTTTCAGGAGCCAACTTCCTATTTAAATTCTGTTCATCCATTTCAGTCCGTCGGCATGCAAATGATTAGCATTCAGCGTGATGACCAGCTTGCCAGTACATTGTCCCAAAGGAAACGAAAAAAACAAGCCGTGTTTTATGCAATTCCTACTTTACATAATCCAACAGGGCATGTGTGGACAACACGAGAAAAAGAACAGCTATACGAAGCATGTCAGGCATCACGCATTCCGATTATAGAGGATGATGTCTACCATGAATTGCTTTTTGAAGAGACATCCCCTCCGATTAAAGCAATGGATAGTAGTGGGCAAGTCCTTTATATTGGTAGCGTCTCCAAAACCTTAAGCCCTGGGCTACGCATTGGCTGGCTCATTGGTCCAACCACTGTCATCGAACGATTAGCCGATATAAAAATGCAAACAGACTATGGCTCAAGTGCCATTTCACAAGAAATTGTCCTCCATTGGTTGCAGTCAGGAAAATATGAAAAGCATCTCGCTGGATTACGACAACAATTACAGGAGCGAGCCGATTTTACGGAACAGCTTTTACAGGAAAAATTTAAAGACATGGCGAATTGGAATAAACCAAAGGGAGGCTTTTATATTTGGCTCAAGTTTCACGAACCGCTTGTAGATAAAGACCTCTTTATGAAGCTGTTGCATCAACAAGTATTAATCAATCCAGGCTATATTTACGATCCACACAATCACCACCATATTCGGCTATCCTATGCCTATGCAACCTTTGAAGAATTACAAGAAGGCTTACGAATCCTGCATGAATGTGTGGTTGCGGCTATGGTACGAAAGAGCAAGTAA
- the yeiL gene encoding transcriptional regulator YeiL, with protein sequence MHILTAEARAHYLEKYPIDDFFSFDINPYLEVRQFDKGEWIFQEGSFPDTVYYMIEGKAKLYMTHKNGKVSLIEYLEAPLFMGEIELLNEARYTKGIQTVTKTICYSITQSCKEKLLADALFLRRLCVFLGEKATKMTSKYTQNQAYPLENRLAAFIQLSADQGVYKEKHTEICEYLGVSYRHLLYVLAQFCEEKILEKHKTSYHIINDKRLAQLAQEIQ encoded by the coding sequence ATGCATATTTTAACAGCTGAAGCACGTGCCCATTATCTTGAAAAATATCCGATTGATGATTTTTTCTCATTTGATATCAATCCTTATCTAGAAGTCCGCCAGTTCGACAAGGGAGAGTGGATCTTCCAGGAAGGCTCCTTTCCAGATACAGTGTATTACATGATAGAAGGAAAGGCGAAACTCTATATGACACATAAAAATGGGAAGGTTTCACTTATTGAATACCTAGAAGCACCACTTTTTATGGGGGAAATTGAGTTGCTGAATGAGGCAAGGTATACAAAGGGGATACAAACTGTCACCAAGACAATTTGTTATTCGATTACGCAGTCATGTAAGGAAAAGTTACTTGCGGATGCCTTATTTTTACGTAGACTTTGTGTGTTTTTAGGGGAAAAAGCCACAAAAATGACATCTAAATATACACAAAATCAAGCATATCCGTTGGAAAATCGCTTAGCGGCATTTATCCAATTATCTGCCGATCAAGGTGTCTACAAAGAAAAGCATACGGAAATCTGTGAGTATTTAGGGGTTTCTTATCGTCATTTATTATATGTATTGGCACAGTTTTGTGAAGAGAAGATATTGGAAAAGCATAAGACTAGCTATCATATTATTAATGACAAGCGTCTTGCTCAGCTAGCACAAGAAATACAATGA
- a CDS encoding diaminopimelate dehydrogenase, with product MSAIRVGIVGYGNLGRGVEYAISQNPDMELVAVFTRRDPSTVNVASNASVYLVDDAEKFQNDIDVMILCGGSATDLPEQGPHFAQWFNTIDSFDTHAKIPEFFDAVDAAAQKSGKVSVISVGWDPGLFSLNRLLGESVLPVGTTYTFWGDGLSQGHSDAVRRIEGVKNAVQYTLPIKEAVERVRNGENPELTTREKHARECWVVLEEGADATKIEQEIVTMPNYFDEYDTTVNFITEDEFKANHTGMPHGGFVIRSGDSGANDKQILEFSLKLDSNPNFTSSVLVAYARAAHRLSQAGDKGAKTVFDIPFSLLSPKSAAELRKELL from the coding sequence ATGAGTGCAATTCGAGTAGGTATTGTAGGATATGGAAATTTAGGACGTGGTGTGGAGTATGCCATTTCACAAAATCCAGATATGGAATTAGTAGCGGTGTTCACACGACGTGATCCTTCAACAGTAAACGTAGCAAGCAATGCGAGCGTATATTTAGTAGATGACGCTGAAAAATTCCAAAACGACATTGATGTCATGATTTTATGTGGTGGTTCTGCAACAGATTTACCAGAGCAAGGTCCACATTTTGCACAATGGTTTAATACAATTGATAGCTTCGATACACATGCGAAAATTCCTGAATTTTTCGATGCTGTAGATGCAGCGGCACAAAAATCTGGTAAAGTATCTGTTATCTCAGTTGGTTGGGATCCAGGTCTATTCTCTTTAAATCGTCTACTAGGAGAATCAGTGTTACCAGTTGGTACAACATATACATTCTGGGGCGATGGCCTAAGTCAAGGACACTCAGATGCTGTTCGTCGTATCGAAGGTGTTAAAAATGCTGTTCAATACACATTACCGATTAAAGAAGCTGTAGAGCGAGTTCGTAACGGTGAAAACCCTGAATTAACTACACGTGAAAAACATGCACGTGAATGTTGGGTTGTGTTAGAAGAAGGTGCAGATGCAACGAAGATTGAACAAGAAATTGTCACAATGCCTAACTATTTCGATGAGTATGACACAACAGTGAACTTCATTACTGAAGATGAATTTAAAGCAAATCATACTGGTATGCCACACGGTGGTTTTGTCATTCGCAGTGGTGACAGTGGTGCAAACGATAAACAAATTCTCGAATTCTCATTAAAACTTGACAGTAATCCAAACTTTACATCGAGTGTATTAGTGGCTTACGCACGTGCAGCACACCGTTTAAGTCAAGCTGGTGATAAAGGTGCGAAAACAGTATTTGATATCCCATTCAGCCTACTTTCGCCAAAATCAGCTGCTGAATTACGTAAAGAATTACTATAA
- a CDS encoding methyl-accepting chemotaxis protein has protein sequence MAIIKLKSVRQKNLFGFLLVLLLMIILSIFTIESMKKIHRDTNHIMQEQLPLLMLDQSMAFNTAEKIALARGYILTGDSSYKNEFQKYAEQASTLEEELLQQTESPKTKELILLGRKWDEMIVENVFPLFEQGKIEQAEAILNGEAQNYARELMSGFSAMADERKQDVLEQGIHVIEIGNKNIQFNSIFTILIVLTGIIIAIFVTNGIVKPINLVMKRLQKIAEGDLTDPPLKVKFQDEVAELMKASNFVSENNNRLLQQVKVSAKELHQQIGYIAQSVKDVFNGSEQTTETMIELASGAEAQANLASEMVSKMDVFSKNICEMNENGQHIFQKSHDILAMTGQGKELMDQSLLQMSIIHEVFEGTVTNVNNLDKQSQEINQLVTVIREISDQTNLLALNAAIEAARAGDAGKGFAVVAEEVKKLANQVSYSVVEITGIVEKIQQETNTVTEFLQKGYVEVARGSEQMKMTGHTFENINEAIKMVTITIQDTSERIEIVMKDSESVSKMIEEIAAVTEEAAASVEQTAASAEQSSSSLQVVTSSADQLTRTADQLEELIQFYKL, from the coding sequence ATGGCCATAATTAAACTTAAATCAGTGCGACAGAAAAATTTATTTGGTTTTTTGCTTGTCTTACTTCTAATGATCATTCTTTCTATTTTCACAATCGAGTCGATGAAAAAAATTCATCGAGATACCAACCATATCATGCAAGAGCAGTTACCTTTGCTTATGCTGGATCAATCAATGGCCTTTAACACGGCAGAAAAAATTGCATTAGCCAGAGGGTATATTTTGACAGGCGATAGTTCTTATAAGAATGAGTTTCAGAAATATGCTGAGCAAGCCAGTACCCTAGAGGAAGAATTGCTGCAACAAACGGAATCTCCAAAGACTAAGGAGCTGATCTTATTAGGAAGAAAATGGGATGAAATGATTGTTGAAAATGTTTTTCCTCTTTTTGAACAGGGAAAAATTGAACAAGCTGAAGCTATTTTAAATGGAGAGGCACAAAACTATGCAAGAGAATTAATGAGTGGTTTTTCAGCTATGGCAGACGAGCGCAAGCAGGATGTATTAGAACAAGGTATCCATGTGATTGAAATAGGAAATAAAAATATTCAATTCAACTCAATTTTCACTATTCTGATAGTTCTAACAGGAATAATCATTGCGATATTTGTGACAAACGGCATAGTGAAACCTATCAATTTGGTTATGAAACGTTTACAAAAAATTGCTGAAGGTGATTTAACGGATCCACCATTGAAAGTTAAATTTCAAGATGAAGTGGCAGAACTGATGAAGGCATCTAATTTTGTTAGTGAAAATAATAATCGGTTATTGCAGCAGGTAAAAGTATCTGCGAAGGAATTACATCAACAAATTGGCTATATTGCACAATCTGTAAAGGATGTATTTAATGGTTCAGAGCAAACGACGGAAACGATGATAGAACTTGCCTCAGGGGCCGAAGCACAAGCAAATTTAGCAAGTGAAATGGTTTCTAAGATGGACGTATTTTCTAAAAACATTTGTGAAATGAATGAAAACGGTCAGCACATATTTCAGAAGTCACATGACATCTTAGCGATGACTGGTCAGGGCAAAGAATTAATGGATCAATCTTTGTTACAAATGTCCATCATCCATGAGGTATTTGAGGGAACAGTAACAAATGTCAACAATTTAGACAAGCAGTCTCAAGAAATTAATCAGCTTGTCACCGTGATTCGGGAGATTTCGGACCAAACGAATTTATTAGCATTAAACGCTGCAATTGAAGCGGCTCGTGCAGGTGATGCCGGAAAGGGCTTTGCTGTCGTTGCGGAGGAAGTAAAGAAATTGGCAAATCAAGTTTCCTATTCTGTAGTTGAAATTACAGGCATTGTGGAGAAAATTCAACAAGAAACTAACACAGTGACAGAATTTCTGCAAAAGGGGTATGTAGAAGTCGCGAGGGGATCAGAGCAAATGAAAATGACCGGGCATACCTTTGAAAATATTAATGAAGCCATTAAAATGGTGACGATTACTATCCAAGATACATCTGAAAGAATTGAAATCGTCATGAAGGATAGTGAAAGTGTCAGTAAAATGATTGAGGAAATAGCTGCTGTCACAGAGGAGGCTGCAGCCAGTGTGGAGCAAACCGCCGCATCAGCAGAGCAATCCAGTAGCTCGCTTCAAGTTGTTACGAGCAGTGCAGATCAGCTAACGCGAACAGCCGATCAACTAGAGGAATTAATTCAGTTCTATAAGCTATAA
- a CDS encoding LysE/ArgO family amino acid transporter: MEAFLHGIILAFGLILPLGVQNVFVFSQGATQPNLLRALPASVTAAICDTMLILLAVFGLSLIVLQFEWLRITLMTIGIVFLLYMGYTIWRSNPATTENREALPIKKQILFALSVSLLNPHAILDTIGVIGTSALKYNGTEQMMFTVACVFISWLWFFGLTLTGASFKKLDSSGKLMRIFNKCSAIFIWATACYLASGLL; encoded by the coding sequence TTGGAAGCTTTTCTGCATGGTATCATTTTAGCATTCGGACTCATATTGCCATTAGGCGTTCAAAATGTTTTTGTTTTTTCGCAAGGTGCTACACAACCAAATTTATTACGCGCTTTGCCAGCAAGTGTGACAGCTGCGATCTGTGATACAATGCTCATTCTGCTTGCGGTATTCGGTCTATCACTAATTGTCCTACAATTTGAGTGGCTGCGTATCACTTTAATGACTATTGGTATCGTTTTTTTACTTTATATGGGCTATACCATTTGGCGTTCGAATCCAGCAACCACTGAAAATAGGGAAGCATTGCCCATAAAAAAACAAATTCTCTTCGCACTTTCGGTGTCACTTCTCAATCCACATGCTATTTTAGATACAATCGGCGTCATTGGTACAAGCGCATTAAAATATAATGGTACTGAGCAAATGATGTTCACTGTTGCTTGTGTGTTCATTTCTTGGCTATGGTTTTTCGGTCTGACATTGACAGGCGCCTCATTCAAAAAACTCGATAGCTCTGGAAAGCTGATGCGTATTTTTAATAAATGCTCTGCCATCTTTATTTGGGCAACAGCATGTTACCTCGCAAGTGGCTTATTGTAG